In a single window of the Diospyros lotus cultivar Yz01 chromosome 10, ASM1463336v1, whole genome shotgun sequence genome:
- the LOC127810866 gene encoding 40S ribosomal protein S8-like, translating to MGISRDSMHKRRATGGKKKAWRKKRKYELGRQPANTKLSSNKTVRRVRVRGGNVKWRALRLDTGNYSWGSEAVTRKTRILDVVYNASNNELVRTQTLVKGAIVQVDAAPFKQWYLQHYGVDIGRKKKASGKKEGEEADGATEEAKKSNHVMRKLQKRQQDRKLDPHVEEQFSSGRLLAAIASRPGQCGRADGYILEGKELEFYMKKIQRKKGKSAGSS from the exons ATGG GTATTTCTCGGGATTCGATGCACAAGAGGCGTGCCACCGGAGGCAAGAAGAAAgcttggaggaagaagagaaa GTATGAGCTTGGGAGGCAGCCTGCTAACACCAAGCTGTCAAGCAACAAGACAGTTCGAAGAGTAAGAGTTCGTGGTGGGAATGTGAAGTGGCGTGCATTGAGGTTGGATACTGGAAACTACTCTTGGGGGAGTGAGGCTGTGACACGCAAGACTCGTATTCTGGATGTGGTCTACAATGCGTCAAACAATGAGTTGGTTCGTACTCAGACATTGGTGAAGGGTGCAATTGTTCAGGTTGATGCAGCTCCATTTAAGCAATGGTACCTTCAACATTATGGAGTTGACATTGGCCGTAAGAAGAAAGCGTCTGGCAAAAAAGAAGGGGAG GAAGCTGATGGGGCTACTGAGGAGGCAAAGAAGAGCAACCATGTCATGAGAAAACTGCAGAAGCGTCAACAGGATCGCAAGCTTGATCCACATGTTGAAGAACAATTTAGCAGTGGCCGTTTGTTAGCTGCAATTGCATCCCGACCTGGGCAGTGTGGTCGGGCTGATGG GTACATATTAGAAGGCAAAGAGCTGGAGTTCTACATGAAGAAGATccagagaaagaaaggaaagagtgCTGGTTCCTCTTGA